The Coffea arabica cultivar ET-39 chromosome 3c, Coffea Arabica ET-39 HiFi, whole genome shotgun sequence genome contains a region encoding:
- the LOC113735708 gene encoding uncharacterized protein yields MEHMFFHCPIAQFVWKIAPVRWEGLHDLQNNMWRWWEAVNQAEIMAYGKERINLTANILWQIWKVRNRTHFEQKKGEAREIIGKAQQEWAEYEEVTGQQSKEHVGEERAVQQVRMRDSPKEGVIRINTDAAINSNLIRTRKGIIARKWTWEILRAKGVRESKQGQALMEETLAIRMALQMARQAKWEKIEVLSDCKAAVDMIFSNNVQDDHLATVQEDIEDLMKGFEQCTVSFVSRSANVGSHRIAKFATQLVNDIDWENNFPTWLVEAANNDWKAETSFL; encoded by the coding sequence ATGGAGCACATGTTTTTCCACTGCCCGATAGCTCAATTTGTATGGAAAATAGCACCAGTGAGGTGGGAAGGACTGCATGATCTTCAAAATAATATGTGGAGATGGTGGGAAGCAGTGAATCAGGCAGAGATAATGGCATatggaaaagaaagaatcaACCTAACTGCCAACATACTTTGGCAGATATGGAAAGTAAGGAATAGGACCcattttgaacaaaaaaaaggagaggCAAGAGAGATTATTGGGAAGGCACAACAAGAATGGGCTGAATATGAAGAGGTTACAGGACAACAAAGCAAGGAACATGTGGGAGAAGAACGGGCTGTCCAGCAAGTAAGAATGAGAGATTCACCAAAGGAAGGAGTCATCAGAATCAATACAGATGCGGcaataaattcaaatttgatcAGAACGAGAAAGGGGATAATAGCAAGGAAATGGACATGGGAGATTTTGAGAGCTAAAGGAGTAAGGGAGTCAAAGCAGGGACAGGCATTAATGGAAGAAACACTAGCTATTAGAATGGCTCTTCAAATGGCAAGACAAGCGAAATGGGAAAAGATAGAAGTGCTGTCAGATTGTAAAGCAGCAGTTGACATGATTTTCAGCAACAATGTCCAGGACGATCATTTAGCAACCGTTCAGGAAGACATTGAGGACCTAATGAAAGGTTTTGAACAATGCACAGTTTCATTTGTGTCTAGATCAGCTAATGTAGGAAGTCATAGGATAGCAAAATTTGCAACACAGCTAGTTAATGACATTGATTGGGAAAACAACTTCCCAACTTGGTTAGTAGAAGCAGCCAACAATGACTGGAAGGCTGAGACTTCTTTTTTGTAA